The Engystomops pustulosus chromosome 4, aEngPut4.maternal, whole genome shotgun sequence genome contains a region encoding:
- the KRI1 gene encoding protein KRI1 homolog isoform X1: protein MAELSINHKFAERYNRYREKEELQRLKDRYGDEQINDSESSSSESEDDLEIVVDKDFYRTLSLLKKKDPVIYKKDVIFYKEPDDDDDDPAPGQSKAPKEKPMYLKDYERKVILEKEGKYEDEENSDGEEEIIQNERAQSPTYMDEQRQIRESFRKFVEDSDDDKEEEEGTTANLLTKRMKTEKEQEKEEEEYIAWLKGQKDVEDKDEVKEMSYLKQYWTDPKLDEGERFLRDYFLNKAYKESDDEEEEDDEECPPALEEAPNVSDSDGEEFLQKQSDFERKFNFRFEEPDSDLVKTFPRTIANSVRRKDDRRKRKREELKERKQKEKEKKQEELKQLKNLKRKELQEKLQKLRGLLGEQDLGVTEDDLLEDFDPDKYDKVMQKCFGDNFYGVEEQQKPQFEDDEVLEGDWNWDNWTGEEQQEDVENMEVEEREEEEDFAPHCDDPNFVMDAEYDPQAAPALSRKERKKKRLEREKNAKKKKKSKFAEVVSKQKPVFDPGDRSFQEYLEEYYKLDYEDMVDDLPCRFKYRQVVPCDFGLSTEEILVADDKDLNRWCSLRKTCMYRSDKEDIKDQTIYSHKGQNTWKKMQILKSLAQSNDDSEEPTTSKAKLGKKGRNKLKRRAVAETEDSASTTVSSPPPATEETVPENTTVIAEPAPEEAPADATPPAKKHKKQDSAAKTAETEEKADATPPAKKHKKQDSAAKTAETEEKADATPPAKKHKKTDSAAKTAETEEKADDVVPKEKRKKPKKKGGLLADKLEVGGQEFSGKRLQAYGLNPRKLKFKQLEKQKQEKKKKKKNKKKNKKSGGGAKAESSA, encoded by the exons ATGGCCGAACTGAGCATTAACCACAAGTTCGCCGAGCGCTACAATCGGTACCGGGAGAAGGAGGAGCTTCAGAGGC TGAAGGATCGTTATGGCGACGAGCAAATAAATGACAGCGAGTCTTCCAGCTCGGAGAGTGAAGATGACCTG GAGATCGTCGTGGACAAAGACTTCTATCGCACTCTGTCCCTCCTCAAAAAGAAAGACCCCGTTATCTACAAGAAGGATGTCATATTCTACAAGGAACCTG atgatgatgatgatgatcctgCTCCCGGCCAGAGTAAAGCGCCTAAGGAGAAGCCGATGTACCTGAAGGACTATGAGCGGAAAGTCATCCTGGAGAAGGAGGG TAAATACGAGGATGAGGAAAActctgatggagaggaggagattaTACAGAATGAG AGAGCTCAGTCCCCAACGTATATGGATGAACAGCGACAGATCCGAGAAAG TTTCCGTAAATTTGTAGAGGACAGTGACGATGataaagaggaggaggaagggacaACAGCAAATCTGTTAACAAAACGTATGAAAACCGAAAAAGAACAA gagaaggaggaagaggaaTACATTGCTTGGCTCAAAGGACAGAAGGACGTAGAAGACAAGGATGAAGTGAAGGAGATG AGTTATCTGAAGCAATACTGGACCGATCCGAAACTAGACGAAGGGGAGCGATTCCTGAGGGATTATTTTCTGAACAAGGCCTACAAGGAgtccgatgatgaggaggaggaggatgatgaagaATG CCCCCCGGCCCTGGAAGAAGCTCCCAATGTGTCAGACTCAGATGGGGAAGAGTTCCTACAGAAACAGTCAGATTTTGAGAGAAAGTTCAATTTTAGGTTTGAGGAACCGGATTCTGATTTG GTTAAAACTTTCCCCAGAACCATCGCAAACTCGGTGAGGAGGAAAGACGATcggaggaagaggaaaagagaAGAGCTCAAGGAGAGAAAGCAGAAG GAAAAAGAGAAGAAACAAGAAGAGCTGAAACAGTTGAAAAACCTGAAGCGTAAAGAGTTGCAGGAGAAGCTGCAGAAGTTGCGTGGATTGTTAGGGGAGCAGGATTTAGGAGTGACGGAGGACGACCTGCTGGAAGATTTTGACCCTGACAAATATGATAAGGTCATGCAG AAATGTTTTGGTGACAATTTCTATGGTGTAGAGGAGCAGCAGAAGCCACAGTTTGAAGATGACGAagtgctagaag GGGACTGGAATTGGGATAACTGGACTGGTGAGGAGCAACAAGAGGATGTCGAGAATATGGAAgtagaagagagagaggaagaggaggatttTGCACCTCATTGCGATGACCCAAATTTTGTG ATGGATGCAGAGTATGACCCCCAGGCTGCTCCTGCCCTGTCTCGTAAAGAGAGGAAGAAAAAGCGTCTGGAGCGGGAGAAGAAcgccaagaagaagaagaagtccaAATTTGCGGAAGTTGTAAGCAAACAGAAGCCGGTATTTGACCCAG GTGATAGAAGCTTCCAGGAGTACCTGGAGGAGTATTACAAGCTGGATTACGAGGATATGGTGGATGATCTTCCGTGTCGATTCAAGTACCGGCAGGTGGTGCCCTGTGACTTCGGACTCTCCACAGAAGAG ATCCTGGTAGCGGATGATAAAGACTTGAACAGATGGTGCTCCCTGCGGAAAACCTGCATGTACAG ATCTGACAAAGAGGATATTAAAGATCAAACCATCTACAGCCACAAGGGACAGAACACCTGGAAGAAGATGCAGATCCTCAAGTCTCTGGCTCAGAG CAATGACGACTCTGAAGAGCCAACGACTTCCAAAGCGAAACTTGGAAAGAAGGGACGCAACAAGTTAAAGAGGCGGGCCGTGGCGGAGACCGAGGACTCTGCGTCCACTACCGTGTCATCGCCCCCGCCAGCTACGGAAGAAACCGTCCCCGAGAACACGACTGTGATAGCGGAGCCAGCGCCCGAGGAGGCCCCGGCGGATGCCACTCCACCAgcaaagaagcacaagaaacaagaCTCTGCTGCCAAGACCGCGGAGACCGAAGAGAAGGCGGACGCCACTCCACCAgcaaagaagcacaagaaacaagaCTCTGCTGCCAAGACCGCGGAGACCGAAGAGAAGGCGGACGCCACTCCACCAGcaaagaagcacaagaaaacagaCTCTGCTGCCAAGACCGCGGAGACCGAAGAGAAGGCGGACGACGTCGTCCCCAAAGAAAAGCGGAAGAAACCCAAAAAGAAGGGCGGGCTTCTGGCTGACAAATTGGAAGTGGGCGGGCAAGAGTTCAGCGGGAAACGGCTGCAGGCGTACGGCCTGAACCCCAGGAAGCTCAAGTTCAAGCAGCTCGAGAAGCAGAAGcaagagaagaagaaaaagaagaagaacaaGAAGAAGAACAAGAAGAGCGGGGGAGGAGCCAAGGCGGAGTCATCTGCGTGA
- the KRI1 gene encoding protein KRI1 homolog isoform X2, producing the protein MMCGMLGIVAHHLGYYATVKDRYGDEQINDSESSSSESEDDLEIVVDKDFYRTLSLLKKKDPVIYKKDVIFYKEPDDDDDDPAPGQSKAPKEKPMYLKDYERKVILEKEGKYEDEENSDGEEEIIQNERAQSPTYMDEQRQIRESFRKFVEDSDDDKEEEEGTTANLLTKRMKTEKEQEKEEEEYIAWLKGQKDVEDKDEVKEMSYLKQYWTDPKLDEGERFLRDYFLNKAYKESDDEEEEDDEECPPALEEAPNVSDSDGEEFLQKQSDFERKFNFRFEEPDSDLVKTFPRTIANSVRRKDDRRKRKREELKERKQKEKEKKQEELKQLKNLKRKELQEKLQKLRGLLGEQDLGVTEDDLLEDFDPDKYDKVMQKCFGDNFYGVEEQQKPQFEDDEVLEGDWNWDNWTGEEQQEDVENMEVEEREEEEDFAPHCDDPNFVMDAEYDPQAAPALSRKERKKKRLEREKNAKKKKKSKFAEVVSKQKPVFDPGDRSFQEYLEEYYKLDYEDMVDDLPCRFKYRQVVPCDFGLSTEEILVADDKDLNRWCSLRKTCMYRSDKEDIKDQTIYSHKGQNTWKKMQILKSLAQSNDDSEEPTTSKAKLGKKGRNKLKRRAVAETEDSASTTVSSPPPATEETVPENTTVIAEPAPEEAPADATPPAKKHKKQDSAAKTAETEEKADATPPAKKHKKQDSAAKTAETEEKADATPPAKKHKKTDSAAKTAETEEKADDVVPKEKRKKPKKKGGLLADKLEVGGQEFSGKRLQAYGLNPRKLKFKQLEKQKQEKKKKKKNKKKNKKSGGGAKAESSA; encoded by the exons ATGATGTGtggcatgctgggaattgtagctCACCACCTGGGATATTATGCAACTG TGAAGGATCGTTATGGCGACGAGCAAATAAATGACAGCGAGTCTTCCAGCTCGGAGAGTGAAGATGACCTG GAGATCGTCGTGGACAAAGACTTCTATCGCACTCTGTCCCTCCTCAAAAAGAAAGACCCCGTTATCTACAAGAAGGATGTCATATTCTACAAGGAACCTG atgatgatgatgatgatcctgCTCCCGGCCAGAGTAAAGCGCCTAAGGAGAAGCCGATGTACCTGAAGGACTATGAGCGGAAAGTCATCCTGGAGAAGGAGGG TAAATACGAGGATGAGGAAAActctgatggagaggaggagattaTACAGAATGAG AGAGCTCAGTCCCCAACGTATATGGATGAACAGCGACAGATCCGAGAAAG TTTCCGTAAATTTGTAGAGGACAGTGACGATGataaagaggaggaggaagggacaACAGCAAATCTGTTAACAAAACGTATGAAAACCGAAAAAGAACAA gagaaggaggaagaggaaTACATTGCTTGGCTCAAAGGACAGAAGGACGTAGAAGACAAGGATGAAGTGAAGGAGATG AGTTATCTGAAGCAATACTGGACCGATCCGAAACTAGACGAAGGGGAGCGATTCCTGAGGGATTATTTTCTGAACAAGGCCTACAAGGAgtccgatgatgaggaggaggaggatgatgaagaATG CCCCCCGGCCCTGGAAGAAGCTCCCAATGTGTCAGACTCAGATGGGGAAGAGTTCCTACAGAAACAGTCAGATTTTGAGAGAAAGTTCAATTTTAGGTTTGAGGAACCGGATTCTGATTTG GTTAAAACTTTCCCCAGAACCATCGCAAACTCGGTGAGGAGGAAAGACGATcggaggaagaggaaaagagaAGAGCTCAAGGAGAGAAAGCAGAAG GAAAAAGAGAAGAAACAAGAAGAGCTGAAACAGTTGAAAAACCTGAAGCGTAAAGAGTTGCAGGAGAAGCTGCAGAAGTTGCGTGGATTGTTAGGGGAGCAGGATTTAGGAGTGACGGAGGACGACCTGCTGGAAGATTTTGACCCTGACAAATATGATAAGGTCATGCAG AAATGTTTTGGTGACAATTTCTATGGTGTAGAGGAGCAGCAGAAGCCACAGTTTGAAGATGACGAagtgctagaag GGGACTGGAATTGGGATAACTGGACTGGTGAGGAGCAACAAGAGGATGTCGAGAATATGGAAgtagaagagagagaggaagaggaggatttTGCACCTCATTGCGATGACCCAAATTTTGTG ATGGATGCAGAGTATGACCCCCAGGCTGCTCCTGCCCTGTCTCGTAAAGAGAGGAAGAAAAAGCGTCTGGAGCGGGAGAAGAAcgccaagaagaagaagaagtccaAATTTGCGGAAGTTGTAAGCAAACAGAAGCCGGTATTTGACCCAG GTGATAGAAGCTTCCAGGAGTACCTGGAGGAGTATTACAAGCTGGATTACGAGGATATGGTGGATGATCTTCCGTGTCGATTCAAGTACCGGCAGGTGGTGCCCTGTGACTTCGGACTCTCCACAGAAGAG ATCCTGGTAGCGGATGATAAAGACTTGAACAGATGGTGCTCCCTGCGGAAAACCTGCATGTACAG ATCTGACAAAGAGGATATTAAAGATCAAACCATCTACAGCCACAAGGGACAGAACACCTGGAAGAAGATGCAGATCCTCAAGTCTCTGGCTCAGAG CAATGACGACTCTGAAGAGCCAACGACTTCCAAAGCGAAACTTGGAAAGAAGGGACGCAACAAGTTAAAGAGGCGGGCCGTGGCGGAGACCGAGGACTCTGCGTCCACTACCGTGTCATCGCCCCCGCCAGCTACGGAAGAAACCGTCCCCGAGAACACGACTGTGATAGCGGAGCCAGCGCCCGAGGAGGCCCCGGCGGATGCCACTCCACCAgcaaagaagcacaagaaacaagaCTCTGCTGCCAAGACCGCGGAGACCGAAGAGAAGGCGGACGCCACTCCACCAgcaaagaagcacaagaaacaagaCTCTGCTGCCAAGACCGCGGAGACCGAAGAGAAGGCGGACGCCACTCCACCAGcaaagaagcacaagaaaacagaCTCTGCTGCCAAGACCGCGGAGACCGAAGAGAAGGCGGACGACGTCGTCCCCAAAGAAAAGCGGAAGAAACCCAAAAAGAAGGGCGGGCTTCTGGCTGACAAATTGGAAGTGGGCGGGCAAGAGTTCAGCGGGAAACGGCTGCAGGCGTACGGCCTGAACCCCAGGAAGCTCAAGTTCAAGCAGCTCGAGAAGCAGAAGcaagagaagaagaaaaagaagaagaacaaGAAGAAGAACAAGAAGAGCGGGGGAGGAGCCAAGGCGGAGTCATCTGCGTGA
- the CDKN2D gene encoding cyclin-dependent kinase 4 inhibitor D, translated as MLLHETSAGDLLTRAAAQGDLTEVKRLLYQERIHPDCLNRFGRTALQVVMFGSTPVASELLKQGASPNIQDSYGITPAHDAARMGFLDTLQVLVQYGADVNTPDTSGSLPVHLALREGHIPVIAYLASRSNLQHQDREGRTPPQLASELDPNLAAILELHR; from the exons ATGTTGCTGCACGAGACCAGCGCTGGAGACCTCCTGACACGAGCCGCAGCTCAGGGGGACCTGACGGAGGTGAAGAGACTACTGTACCAGGAGAGGATCCATCCTGACTGCCTGAACCGCTTCGGGAGGACCGCCCTGCAG GTGGTGATGTTCGGTAGTACACCGGTGGCCTCTGAACTCCTGAAACAGGGTGCTAGTCCGAATATCCAGGATTCTTACGGCATCACCCCGGCGCACGACGCGGCTCGGATGGGTTTCCTGGACACCCTGCAGGTCCTGGTGCAATATGGTGCCGACGTCAACACTCCTGACACCTCTGGCTCTCTGCCCGTTCACTTGGCTCTCCGAGAGGGTCATATTCCTGTCATCGCCTACCTCGCCTCCCGATCCAATCTACAGCATCAGGACCGAGAGGGCAGGACGCCCCCACAACTCGCCTCTGAACTGGATCCGAACCTGGCGGCCATCTTAGAACTGCATAGGTAG